Proteins from a single region of Desulfobacter postgatei 2ac9:
- a CDS encoding restriction endonuclease subunit S, which produces MTDLLPEMPGYEAYKNSGVEWVDSATYGTKMPRTSASFIGNQKLPIPAYIEQTAKIDQAVAIKEKQIQLLKERKQILIQTAVTKGLDPNVPMADSGVEWIGQKPAHWTLKRLKFLFSSTGGGTPSKKQKDYWQGNIPWVSPKDMKSDYFAFTATPKNTTLEKFGVKQTDGQFKPLY; this is translated from the coding sequence ATGACTGATCTTTTGCCCGAGATGCCGGGATATGAGGCTTATAAAAATTCCGGGGTAGAGTGGGTAGATTCAGCTACATACGGAACTAAAATGCCGAGAACCAGTGCTTCTTTTATCGGCAACCAAAAACTTCCAATACCCGCATATATAGAACAAACCGCAAAAATCGACCAGGCCGTTGCCATCAAGGAGAAGCAGATCCAACTTCTCAAAGAGCGCAAGCAAATCTTAATTCAGACTGCGGTGACAAAAGGCCTTGATCCCAATGTTCCCATGGCCGATTCAGGTGTGGAATGGATTGGGCAGAAACCTGCGCATTGGACGTTGAAAAGACTTAAATTTCTTTTTTCTTCTACAGGTGGAGGAACCCCTTCAAAAAAACAAAAAGACTATTGGCAAGGAAATATCCCTTGGGTTTCACCCAAAGATATGAAATCGGATTATTTTGCCTTTACCGCCACCCCCAAAAATACTACCCTTGAAAAATTCGGCGTCAAACAGACTGACGGGCAATTTAAGCCCCTTTATTGA
- a CDS encoding TonB-dependent receptor plug domain-containing protein: MSIFKNWIIEFNTSRLGLTPPPGLPLTVVAQGNDDYDSEEVTAYELGYRFIPVDSFSMDLAVFFNDYDDLRTGQLNRVFTGSGFTQYTTLTNEGSAETYGVELSLKYRYSDFFQGHLAYSLLENKVEVYDSFGFPHHQISLQGDFAVSKTMQLNLWFRFVDDMDALYSFDTDKTYEVDSYLTMDIRFAWQILPDLEFSVVGQNLLRGDHVEFVQESFSAPVEAGPSAYCKLTYRF; encoded by the coding sequence ATGTCAATTTTTAAAAACTGGATCATCGAGTTTAACACATCCCGGCTCGGTCTCACCCCGCCACCGGGACTTCCTCTTACCGTTGTCGCCCAGGGAAACGACGACTACGATTCTGAAGAAGTGACAGCCTATGAGCTGGGGTATAGATTTATCCCGGTCGATTCATTTTCAATGGATCTGGCAGTGTTTTTCAACGATTACGACGATCTGAGAACCGGGCAGTTAAATCGAGTTTTCACAGGCAGCGGGTTTACCCAATATACAACCCTTACCAATGAGGGTTCCGCAGAAACCTACGGGGTGGAATTGTCGTTAAAATACAGGTACTCTGATTTTTTCCAAGGGCACCTTGCTTATAGTCTTCTTGAAAACAAAGTAGAAGTATACGACAGTTTCGGTTTTCCCCATCATCAAATTTCGCTGCAGGGTGATTTTGCCGTCTCAAAAACCATGCAGCTCAATCTTTGGTTCCGTTTTGTGGATGATATGGATGCCCTGTATTCCTTTGATACCGACAAGACCTATGAAGTCGATAGTTACCTGACCATGGATATCCGGTTTGCCTGGCAGATTCTGCCTGACCTGGAGTTCTCTGTGGTGGGCCAGAATCTATTGAGAGGGGACCACGTGGAATTTGTACAGGAATCTTTTTCCGCTCCGGTTGAAGCGGGGCCGTCCGCTTATTGCAAATTGACTTATCGCTTTTAG
- a CDS encoding sirohydrochlorin cobaltochelatase, whose amino-acid sequence MHQYGYIGRKLRLPKLQDQPAIIIATFGSSSKGQAAMDEVEAQLAENFADHQIYWAYTSEIIRRKRGLPSLLETLAKVESDGYRKAVVQPLQVFPGTEYQQVRESSLYFPGLRVIVGETLCHRWNFIEDVLEEVSADFLTGNNQINLLALHGTPLAADPVNMIYIGISDLVSGMYDNVYAATVEGVPNIQSVAGRIKKDHARTPFTRIRLIPMMFLAGTHVEDDLMGEQESWRTRFEAMGMEVDCPAITCGAQEYFKGLAFRKECIQFFCQRLKRALDIMKHY is encoded by the coding sequence ATGCATCAGTATGGTTACATCGGCCGCAAATTGCGGCTGCCGAAACTTCAAGATCAACCGGCAATCATTATTGCAACATTTGGCTCTTCTTCCAAAGGTCAGGCAGCCATGGACGAAGTTGAAGCCCAGCTTGCCGAAAATTTTGCCGATCATCAGATATACTGGGCATATACATCCGAGATCATCCGCAGGAAAAGAGGGCTGCCAAGTCTTCTGGAAACCCTGGCCAAAGTGGAGTCTGACGGGTATCGCAAAGCCGTTGTTCAGCCCCTGCAGGTTTTTCCCGGCACAGAGTATCAACAGGTCCGGGAGTCGTCTTTATATTTCCCCGGATTACGGGTGATCGTGGGTGAAACCCTGTGCCACCGGTGGAATTTCATCGAGGACGTCCTGGAAGAGGTGTCAGCGGATTTTCTTACCGGGAACAACCAGATCAACCTGCTTGCCCTGCACGGCACACCTTTGGCGGCAGATCCGGTGAACATGATATATATAGGCATCAGTGATCTTGTCTCGGGTATGTATGACAATGTTTATGCGGCCACGGTTGAAGGGGTTCCCAATATCCAAAGCGTTGCCGGCCGGATCAAAAAAGACCATGCCCGGACACCGTTTACCCGGATTCGCCTGATCCCCATGATGTTTCTGGCCGGCACACATGTGGAAGATGACCTCATGGGTGAGCAGGAGAGCTGGCGCACCAGGTTTGAAGCAATGGGAATGGAAGTGGACTGCCCCGCCATCACCTGCGGGGCGCAGGAATATTTCAAGGGACTTGCATTCAGAAAAGAGTGCATCCAATTTTTCTGCCAAAGACTCAAACGGGCACTCGATATTATGAAACATTATTAA
- a CDS encoding glycogen synthase, translating into MPNRPRILIVTPEVTYLPEEMGSCAGYSAKAGGLADVSAALISALFDLNSDVHVAIPDYRSIYHDYSTEKHDREVEKIRQCLNEERIHFAADRAFLYKEKVYSASYKTNLKVSLAFQREVINNIIPRVKPDIIHCNDWMTGLIPAMARQYGIPCLFSIHNIHTMTSTLAEIEDRGIDAASFWQWLYFKRMPESYEESRESNRVDFLCSGVFSAHYVNTVSPAFLQEIVENRHPFVEPGLQAELTHKWKAGCATGILNAPEPEFNPAVDEMIRFNYGPKNHRRMKQKNKAFLQKTVGLEQNPDAPLFFWPSRLDPVQKGCQLLAHIMYETIERYWDTGIQIVSVADGEYYKHFKDIAGFHDLRHRIGVLSFDEQLSHQAFAGSDFVFMPSSFEPCGLPQIIGAIYGTLPIVFDTGGLHDTVRPLDLENSSGNGFIFSVYDTQGLNWAVDRAMDFFALNPDEREVQIRRIMIESVTEFNHSRCAESYISLYEKMLERPFIVS; encoded by the coding sequence ATGCCTAATAGACCAAGAATTCTTATTGTCACCCCGGAGGTGACTTATCTGCCGGAAGAAATGGGATCATGCGCAGGCTATTCGGCCAAGGCCGGCGGCCTGGCCGATGTATCAGCGGCTCTGATCAGTGCCCTGTTCGATCTGAACAGCGATGTCCATGTAGCCATACCGGATTACCGTTCCATCTATCATGATTATTCCACCGAAAAGCATGACCGGGAGGTGGAAAAAATCAGGCAATGCCTGAATGAGGAGCGGATTCATTTTGCCGCGGACCGGGCGTTTCTTTATAAAGAAAAAGTATATTCCGCCAGTTATAAGACAAATTTAAAGGTATCCCTGGCATTTCAGCGGGAGGTGATCAATAATATCATCCCCAGAGTAAAACCGGACATTATCCACTGCAACGACTGGATGACAGGCCTGATCCCGGCCATGGCAAGGCAGTATGGCATTCCCTGCCTGTTTTCTATTCACAATATCCATACCATGACCTCCACCCTGGCCGAGATAGAGGACCGGGGGATTGATGCTGCTTCCTTCTGGCAATGGCTTTATTTTAAACGGATGCCTGAAAGTTATGAGGAGAGCCGGGAATCCAACCGGGTGGATTTTCTTTGCTCAGGCGTGTTTTCAGCCCATTATGTCAATACGGTCAGTCCGGCGTTTTTGCAGGAAATCGTGGAAAACCGGCATCCTTTTGTGGAACCCGGGCTTCAGGCCGAACTGACCCACAAATGGAAGGCTGGCTGTGCCACGGGTATTTTGAATGCGCCGGAACCGGAATTCAACCCGGCAGTGGATGAAATGATCCGGTTTAATTACGGGCCGAAAAATCACCGCAGGATGAAACAGAAAAACAAGGCCTTTCTCCAGAAAACCGTCGGCCTTGAACAAAATCCGGATGCGCCTTTGTTTTTCTGGCCATCCCGTCTGGACCCGGTCCAAAAAGGATGCCAGCTGCTGGCCCATATCATGTACGAAACCATAGAACGCTACTGGGATACCGGGATCCAGATCGTCTCCGTGGCAGACGGGGAATATTATAAACACTTCAAAGATATTGCCGGATTCCATGATTTAAGGCATCGAATAGGCGTTTTGAGTTTTGATGAACAACTCTCCCACCAGGCATTTGCCGGAAGTGATTTTGTTTTCATGCCCTCTTCCTTTGAACCCTGCGGCCTTCCCCAGATCATCGGCGCCATTTACGGCACCCTGCCCATTGTATTTGACACCGGCGGCCTCCATGACACGGTAAGACCCCTTGACCTGGAAAATTCCAGCGGCAACGGTTTTATTTTCAGCGTATATGATACCCAGGGACTGAACTGGGCTGTGGATCGGGCCATGGACTTTTTTGCCCTTAATCCCGATGAAAGGGAAGTCCAGATCCGGCGGATCATGATTGAGTCGGTCACGGAATTCAACCACAGCCGCTGTGCCGAAAGCTATATCAGCCTGTATGAGAAAATGCTTGAAAGACCCTTCATTGTCAGCTAA
- a CDS encoding N-6 DNA methylase: protein MMIKGNDPGFIRPNSTLSTDEFSGTRFDFMLSNPPYGKSWGTKTARIPALH from the coding sequence ATGATGATCAAGGGAAATGATCCGGGCTTTATCCGCCCCAACTCCACCCTTTCCACGGATGAATTTTCAGGGACGCGCTTTGATTTCATGCTCTCCAATCCGCCCTACGGGAAAAGCTGGGGAACAAAAACTGCGAGGATACCGGCATTGCATTAA
- a CDS encoding cation-translocating P-type ATPase, with amino-acid sequence MIYYRETIETVLSHLKVTRHGLDEKEVEARREQHGLNQLEVDTSINPLLVFIDQFKNFIIYILLFAVVFSLLIGEYVDSIIILIILLTNAFIGFFQELSAHKSLESLKKMTTIQTTVIRDGVRKMIDAKYLVPGDIFYLEAGDKVPADGRIINAVRLKIEESVLTGESVPVEKTDAPINADVQMGSQTNMLFASTAVVTGNTLAVAISTGMQTQIGRITSLIKEAKEEMTPLQRRLDVFGRKLGYAILFICFVVFLAYFTKEFMGHGTISGHTFIAFAFIAISLAVAAVPTALPAVVTIALSVGVKRLLRKKALVRKLSSVETLGSCDIICTDKTGTLTENQMTVRHAWTFDSEASLTGAGYNPQGELSQSLNPLLFHIGFVCNNATLNQKEGTWMVTGDPTEAALIVSAIKSGYEGLDQFIRKDELPFDSGRKLMSVLTERNEKKMVLTKGAPDQILKRCQYVLIDGKPERIDERMRAQVIEQNDIYASRALRVLAFAYKEVRSEKEFNEDDLVFVGLQAMIDPPRPDVIEAIKKTQGAGIRTIMITGDYKETAKAIGREIGIVGKVLTGDDIETMTDKDLEGVLKDETNIFARVMPEHKQRIVSSLQQLGHMVAMTGDGVNDAPALKKANIGIAVGSGTDVAKDASDFVLLDDSFTHIVNAIEEGRGIYDNIQKSIMLLLSGNVGEVLIIFLAAVFGLNLPLTAILLLWINMVTDGAPALAYSVDPYGHNIMHRKPKPLNEGILPVQHLTLICVLGVIGTVIALFLFERFGGNSSVEEELRLAQTMVFNFVVLYETILVFIIRKSYKVPLFSNGWVWASVALSLGLQALLMYTPLYDLFKIVPLGMSEIGWQALGGVAFYAMFLIYHYVSSAFLFKKSEF; translated from the coding sequence ATGATCTATTATCGTGAAACCATTGAAACCGTTTTATCGCATTTGAAAGTTACCCGGCACGGGCTTGATGAGAAGGAGGTTGAGGCCAGAAGGGAACAGCACGGCCTGAACCAACTGGAAGTCGACACTTCGATAAATCCTTTGCTGGTTTTTATCGACCAATTCAAGAATTTTATTATCTATATCCTGCTGTTTGCCGTGGTATTTTCCCTTCTTATCGGCGAATATGTGGATTCGATCATTATTCTGATAATCCTGCTCACCAATGCCTTTATTGGATTTTTTCAGGAACTAAGCGCACATAAATCTCTGGAATCACTAAAAAAAATGACAACAATCCAGACAACCGTAATCCGTGACGGCGTTCGCAAAATGATTGATGCAAAATACCTGGTGCCGGGTGACATATTTTATCTTGAAGCAGGTGATAAAGTGCCGGCCGACGGCAGGATAATCAATGCGGTGCGCCTTAAGATTGAAGAGTCTGTGCTCACCGGCGAGAGTGTTCCGGTTGAAAAAACCGATGCGCCCATAAATGCCGACGTGCAAATGGGTTCGCAAACCAATATGCTTTTTGCCTCAACAGCAGTTGTTACGGGTAACACCCTTGCGGTTGCCATTTCAACCGGCATGCAGACCCAGATCGGCAGAATAACCTCGCTCATTAAAGAAGCCAAAGAGGAAATGACGCCCCTACAGAGGCGGCTGGACGTTTTCGGGCGCAAGCTGGGGTATGCTATTTTGTTCATTTGCTTTGTCGTTTTTTTAGCATATTTTACCAAGGAGTTCATGGGGCATGGAACGATTTCCGGCCACACCTTTATCGCCTTTGCCTTTATCGCCATAAGCCTTGCTGTGGCTGCGGTGCCGACCGCCTTACCCGCTGTGGTTACCATCGCTCTGAGTGTCGGCGTCAAGCGTCTGCTCAGGAAAAAAGCCCTGGTTCGCAAATTGTCTTCCGTGGAAACACTCGGCAGTTGCGATATTATCTGTACCGATAAGACCGGTACCCTTACCGAGAATCAGATGACCGTTCGCCATGCCTGGACCTTTGACTCGGAGGCGTCCTTGACCGGGGCCGGCTATAATCCGCAAGGAGAGCTTTCACAATCCCTGAATCCGCTCTTGTTTCATATAGGATTTGTCTGTAATAATGCCACGCTGAATCAAAAAGAGGGTACCTGGATGGTCACCGGTGATCCAACTGAGGCAGCCTTGATTGTAAGCGCCATCAAATCAGGTTACGAGGGCTTGGACCAATTTATCAGAAAAGATGAGCTGCCTTTTGATTCCGGTCGAAAACTCATGAGTGTTCTCACCGAAAGAAACGAAAAGAAAATGGTCCTCACCAAAGGGGCGCCGGATCAGATCCTCAAACGCTGTCAATATGTTTTGATTGATGGAAAACCGGAGAGAATAGATGAGAGAATGAGGGCGCAGGTCATTGAACAAAACGATATTTATGCATCCCGGGCCCTGCGGGTTTTGGCCTTTGCATACAAAGAAGTACGGTCGGAAAAAGAGTTTAATGAAGATGATCTTGTTTTTGTCGGCCTGCAGGCCATGATTGATCCGCCCAGGCCCGATGTGATCGAAGCGATCAAGAAGACACAGGGGGCAGGGATCAGGACCATCATGATCACCGGGGATTATAAGGAAACCGCCAAGGCCATCGGCAGGGAGATCGGTATTGTCGGCAAGGTTTTGACCGGTGATGATATCGAAACCATGACCGATAAAGACCTGGAGGGTGTATTAAAGGATGAAACAAATATTTTTGCCCGGGTGATGCCTGAACACAAGCAGCGCATTGTGAGTTCACTGCAGCAACTCGGTCATATGGTGGCCATGACTGGTGACGGCGTGAATGATGCCCCGGCATTGAAAAAGGCAAATATCGGCATTGCCGTGGGCAGCGGCACCGATGTTGCCAAAGATGCTTCGGATTTTGTTTTGCTTGATGACAGCTTTACTCATATTGTCAATGCAATTGAAGAAGGCCGGGGGATCTACGACAATATTCAGAAATCCATCATGTTGCTTCTTTCCGGCAATGTCGGTGAAGTGCTCATTATTTTTCTGGCCGCCGTTTTCGGATTGAACCTGCCGCTTACTGCGATTTTACTGCTCTGGATTAATATGGTGACCGACGGCGCTCCGGCCCTAGCTTACAGTGTTGATCCATATGGGCATAATATCATGCACCGCAAGCCCAAACCCCTGAACGAGGGTATTCTGCCTGTGCAACACTTGACGCTTATCTGTGTCCTCGGCGTTATTGGTACTGTTATCGCTCTTTTTCTATTCGAACGTTTTGGCGGAAATTCATCTGTGGAGGAAGAGTTACGATTGGCGCAGACCATGGTTTTTAATTTTGTTGTACTCTACGAGACTATTCTGGTTTTTATTATTCGCAAAAGTTACAAAGTGCCGTTATTTTCCAACGGCTGGGTCTGGGCCTCGGTTGCACTTTCCCTGGGGCTCCAGGCATTGCTCATGTATACGCCGCTTTATGATTTATTCAAGATAGTGCCGCTGGGCATGTCCGAAATCGGCTGGCAGGCCCTTGGCGGCGTGGCCTTTTACGCTATGTTTCTGATCTATCATTATGTTAGTTCAGCTTTCCTGTTTAAAAAATCGGAGTTTTAG
- a CDS encoding CDP-archaeol synthase, with the protein MSSPNILFRGHRLIANLKFLILLWGINLIPVFLAYLMEEKWDTPVDRGIQLRDGQPLLGNHKTVRGVVGGVLAGGAGALILNLPLWFGVSIGILSMAGDLLNSFIKRRMGKTEGQEFPVMDQFLEGVLPLVVLAPIAQVSLVGGIFILLIFVATAHAGAKFLNQVLTSEPFAGYTRRLRYRTRFREWRGCQTIGYPFHPIINIERTLYYHLFMKTVFKGLGLYERGKQNALDIACRELEFVFPDLPPGFDRYTILFISDLHLDCMEGLTEKAREIVYKLSPDLCILGGDYRTETWGSYSIALENIKNLLADICPKDGIFAVLGNHDCLEMVAPLRKTGVRFLVNDNAVIERSGDRIWIAGVDDPYYFEGHDLEDAFIGIPENGFSILAAHTPAIYKAAAGFGPKLYLCGHTHGGQVQIPGIGPVITHARVPRKMVYGQWQFDSMMGYTSSGLGTSGLPVRFGCRGEVVLIRLKRGIKQPIRPSE; encoded by the coding sequence TTGAGCAGTCCAAATATACTTTTCAGGGGGCACAGACTGATTGCCAATCTTAAATTTTTAATTCTTCTTTGGGGAATCAACCTGATACCGGTCTTTCTGGCCTATCTCATGGAGGAAAAATGGGATACCCCGGTTGACAGGGGTATACAGCTGCGTGACGGACAGCCTCTTCTGGGCAACCACAAAACCGTCCGGGGGGTGGTCGGAGGGGTCTTGGCCGGCGGTGCTGGTGCCCTCATCCTAAACCTGCCACTATGGTTTGGGGTGTCGATCGGGATACTTAGTATGGCCGGGGATCTTTTGAACAGCTTTATTAAACGGCGCATGGGCAAAACCGAGGGTCAGGAATTCCCTGTCATGGACCAGTTCCTGGAAGGGGTATTGCCCTTGGTAGTCCTGGCCCCCATTGCCCAGGTCTCCTTGGTCGGCGGGATATTCATTCTTCTGATTTTTGTTGCCACGGCCCATGCCGGTGCCAAATTCCTGAACCAGGTTCTGACATCAGAGCCATTTGCAGGATACACTCGACGACTGAGGTATAGGACCCGGTTCCGGGAGTGGCGTGGTTGTCAGACGATCGGATATCCTTTTCATCCCATCATCAACATAGAGCGGACCCTGTATTATCACCTCTTCATGAAAACAGTGTTCAAAGGCCTGGGGCTATATGAACGAGGAAAGCAGAACGCCTTGGATATAGCTTGCAGGGAACTGGAGTTTGTTTTCCCGGACCTTCCCCCGGGCTTCGATCGATATACGATCTTATTCATATCTGACCTTCACCTGGATTGTATGGAGGGACTTACTGAAAAGGCCAGAGAGATTGTGTATAAATTGAGTCCGGATCTCTGCATCCTTGGCGGGGATTATCGGACCGAAACCTGGGGTTCCTATTCTATAGCTTTAGAGAACATCAAAAATCTGCTTGCCGATATCTGCCCCAAAGACGGAATTTTTGCGGTTCTGGGCAATCATGACTGCCTGGAAATGGTCGCCCCGCTGCGGAAAACAGGGGTAAGGTTCCTGGTTAATGATAATGCTGTCATTGAGAGGTCAGGAGACCGAATATGGATCGCAGGAGTAGATGATCCCTATTACTTTGAGGGTCATGACCTTGAAGATGCATTTATTGGTATTCCGGAAAACGGTTTTTCCATCCTGGCGGCCCATACTCCGGCGATTTACAAAGCTGCGGCGGGCTTCGGTCCCAAGCTCTACCTCTGCGGCCACACCCATGGCGGCCAAGTGCAGATTCCTGGAATCGGACCGGTGATCACGCATGCCAGGGTGCCCCGAAAAATGGTCTATGGCCAATGGCAGTTCGATTCCATGATGGGGTATACCAGTTCAGGATTAGGCACTTCCGGCCTTCCGGTCCGCTTCGGCTGCCGGGGAGAAGTGGTCCTGATCCGTCTGAAAAGAGGAATAAAGCAACCTATTCGACCGAGTGAATAG
- a CDS encoding HD domain-containing protein: MQIDPVEIIRQFYDPDSNLFAILMAHSRQVADKSLEIAKGVAHLNPNMDFIEKAAMLHDIGIFKTNSPKIGCAGDYPYVCHGYLGRELLDGLGLPREFGLVSERHTGAGITLENIIEADLPLPHRDMVPVSLEEKIICCADKFYSKSPKKRDIVMTRKKIEKSLAKLNPGHAKRFSAWADEFGF; this comes from the coding sequence ATGCAGATCGACCCAGTGGAAATTATCAGGCAATTTTATGACCCTGATTCAAATCTGTTTGCCATTCTGATGGCGCATAGTAGACAGGTGGCCGACAAAAGCCTGGAGATCGCAAAGGGCGTTGCCCACCTGAACCCGAACATGGACTTCATAGAAAAGGCAGCCATGCTCCATGACATAGGCATTTTTAAAACCAATTCTCCGAAAATCGGCTGTGCAGGTGATTACCCCTATGTGTGTCACGGATACCTTGGACGTGAACTTTTAGACGGGTTGGGCCTGCCCCGCGAATTTGGCCTTGTGTCCGAACGCCATACCGGGGCCGGCATCACCCTTGAAAATATTATTGAAGCGGATTTGCCCCTGCCCCACAGGGATATGGTACCTGTCTCACTGGAAGAGAAAATCATCTGTTGTGCAGACAAATTCTATTCAAAAAGCCCGAAGAAACGAGATATCGTTATGACCCGGAAAAAGATTGAAAAATCCCTTGCCAAACTGAATCCTGGCCATGCAAAACGCTTCTCCGCCTGGGCTGATGAGTTTGGGTTTTAA
- a CDS encoding NUDIX hydrolase codes for MSTKFCTQCGHSITRQIPQNDDHVRAVCSSCGHIHYENPKMVVGTIPVFQDRILMCKRNIDPRKGCWTLPAGYLENEESVQQGAVRETLEETRAQVRILSPYRMFNILFVDQIYMMFIAELLSQDFGPTTESTDVRLFSQSNIPWDEIAFDVIRQTLEDYFTDRKNAGDHEFNPEAFMFKIKDLEFSPFNGGVLCHKSF; via the coding sequence ATGTCAACAAAATTCTGCACCCAGTGCGGCCATTCCATAACCCGGCAAATCCCCCAGAACGATGACCATGTCCGCGCGGTGTGTTCCTCATGCGGCCATATTCACTATGAAAATCCCAAAATGGTTGTGGGCACGATTCCTGTTTTCCAGGACAGGATTTTAATGTGCAAACGCAATATCGACCCCCGAAAAGGGTGCTGGACCCTTCCTGCCGGATATCTTGAAAATGAGGAATCCGTCCAGCAGGGTGCAGTACGTGAGACATTGGAGGAGACCCGGGCCCAGGTTCGAATTTTATCGCCCTACAGGATGTTCAATATCCTTTTTGTGGACCAGATTTACATGATGTTTATTGCTGAACTATTATCCCAGGACTTTGGCCCTACAACGGAAAGCACTGATGTTCGTCTGTTTTCCCAATCCAATATCCCATGGGACGAAATTGCCTTTGACGTGATCCGTCAGACCTTGGAAGACTATTTCACGGACCGCAAAAATGCCGGAGACCATGAATTTAACCCTGAGGCTTTCATGTTCAAAATCAAAGATCTTGAGTTTTCACCCTTCAATGGCGGCGTGTTATGTCATAAGTCATTTTAA
- a CDS encoding CGGC domain-containing protein — protein MEKILIVGCKKAMDDVCIGCSRCLVGFNRKEGEFAAYKESDAEIMGMINCGDCPGATIVTRLAQVSLWNKPMGEKVTKIHIAPCITDHCPHKDTIIKKIKAKSGVEVIEGTHPYKPDNIFA, from the coding sequence ATGGAAAAAATATTAATTGTAGGTTGTAAAAAAGCGATGGATGATGTTTGTATCGGATGCAGCAGATGCCTGGTGGGCTTTAACCGCAAAGAAGGTGAATTTGCGGCTTACAAGGAGAGTGACGCAGAGATCATGGGGATGATCAATTGCGGCGACTGTCCCGGGGCCACTATTGTCACCCGGCTGGCCCAGGTGAGTCTGTGGAATAAACCCATGGGCGAAAAAGTAACCAAGATTCATATTGCCCCCTGTATTACTGATCACTGTCCCCATAAAGATACAATCATTAAAAAAATCAAGGCAAAATCAGGGGTTGAGGTGATCGAGGGTACTCATCCCTATAAGCCGGATAATATCTTTGCTTAA
- the yjgA gene encoding ribosome biogenesis factor YjgA, which translates to MTLPPDNTPDAPLPLSKTKKKKMAENLQKLGEDLSLLSVSQLELLDLDPELFKALVEAKSITANVAARRHRQYIGTLMRQVDQEAILDTLERLKSAPTGIYSPKPEIDPQADKNIQGVLDRLLAWDDDAMETILSAAPDIDRQQLRQLIRNANKDISSQKKNSKSFQALQEIVSWI; encoded by the coding sequence ATGACTTTACCCCCAGACAATACACCTGATGCGCCACTGCCCCTGAGCAAAACAAAGAAAAAAAAGATGGCGGAAAACCTTCAGAAGCTTGGAGAGGATTTAAGCCTGCTTTCCGTCAGCCAGCTTGAATTGCTCGACCTTGATCCCGAACTGTTCAAGGCCCTGGTCGAGGCAAAATCCATCACCGCCAATGTGGCAGCCAGGCGCCACAGACAGTACATCGGCACCCTGATGAGGCAGGTGGACCAGGAAGCGATTCTGGATACACTTGAACGGTTAAAATCAGCCCCTACCGGTATTTACAGCCCCAAACCCGAAATTGATCCACAAGCCGACAAAAACATTCAGGGTGTTTTGGACAGGTTGCTGGCCTGGGATGATGACGCCATGGAGACAATTCTGTCAGCCGCTCCAGATATAGACCGCCAGCAGTTAAGACAACTGATCCGGAATGCCAACAAGGATATATCCAGTCAGAAAAAAAATTCAAAATCGTTTCAGGCATTGCAGGAAATAGTTTCCTGGATTTAA